Genomic DNA from Corallococcus silvisoli:
CGCGGCCGCGCACCCGGACGAGGGACGCTTCCTTGATGAGCTCGAAGTAGCGCGAAAGGTCGATGGCCATGGGGGACTCCGTGGGGCGCGGGCCTTGGCCCTCAGGCCGGACCGCTCTTGCGCGCGGGGTCCGGCATCAGGAGGTTCTGGAGCATCTCCAGTTGGGTGGGCAGCTGCGCGTCCACCGTGCCGTACTCCGTCTGCACGATGCAGCCCACCGCGGCGACCTCCGGGTCCTCCTTGATGGCCAGGTCCACCGTGCGGCCGATGAGCTCCATCAGCACGGGGCGCTTGGCGCGCAGCACCGCGGCGGTCTTCGGGTGCACGCGGAGCACCATGGCGCGCGCGTTGCGCAGGTTGTCGATGGCCGCGGCGCACATGTCCACCAGCAGGTCCGGGTCGCGCTCCAGGTCGCGGCCGAGGATCTTCTCCGCCATCTTCAGCGACAGCGCGATGATGTCCTGCTCCTGGGTGTTGAGCAGCTCCCCGGCCTGCATCTTCGCGCGCAGGAGCAGCTCCGTCGACTGGGCCAGGCCCTCCTGGCGGCCCATGTCGCGCGCCTTGGCGAACAGCTCCTCCTTCTCGCGCTGGGCCTCGGCGAGGATGCGCTCGCGCTCGCGATGGGCGTCCTCGATGATGCCCTGGGCGCCCTGGCGGGCCTCGAAGACCTCGGCGTTCATCACGCCCGCGCGCGGCGGACGCAGCGCGGGACGCTCGGACGAGGCGACCGCCACCGGCTCCGCCAACCCGTCCCCCTTGATTACCTTGCCGATCGCCATGGGCCGCTCCTTGGAGACCGGATGCTAGCGCGTTCCGCCGCGCGGTCCACGCCCTCCGGGGCCTCCCGCGCCTTCCGGGCCTGGCGGGTCCGTGGGAGCGGGGCGCCTGCGGCCCACCTGGGTTCCCTCCGAGGCCCGTGAGGACGCCTGGCTGGAGAGGACGCGAGGGGGACGCTCGGGCTCGGCGCCCGGTTCGGGACGTGCCACGGGACGCGAGCCGGTGCGCGAGCGCAGCACCCGGGCGCCGTCGGCGGACTCACCCGGGGGCTCCGGACGCCGGCCGGGCCGGGCTTCTGGCTCGGCGGGAGGCCGCGTGGGGCGCTCGACACGGACGGAGCGGCCCTGCGGCTCCTCTGGCGCCGCGGGGCGTGGGTCGCCGCGCGCGCCCAGCCGCGAGGGCGGAGGTCCGATGCGGGCCCCTTCCGGATCCACCCGCGCGGGACGCGAGGGGCGCGCCGCGCCCTCCGGCTCACGGCGGCTGGGGACCGCACCGGTAGGCGCGCGGGGCGCGGGGCCCACCGCCGAGCCTCGCTCCACCGGCATCCGGCGCATCTGGGAGCCGTTCGCGTCCCCTTCCGGGGCGGCCGTGGACGCGCGCGGCGCGGGCCCTCGGTCCACCGGCATCCGGCGGATCTGCGAGCCGCCCACTTCTCCCTCCGGAAGCACCACGGGCGCACGCGGCGCAGGCGATCGCTCGCGCTCCACCGGCATCCGGCGCATCCGCGAGCCGTTCGCGTCCCCTTCCGGGGAGGCCATGGACGCGCGCGGCGCGGGCCCCACCGACGAGCCCCGCTCCTCCCCTGGCGCCGGGCGCGGACGCCCTCCCGGCGGAGGGTTGGCCGGCGCCGCGTCTCGGCTGGATGCGGCGCCCGCGCGGCGGGCCGCGCGCTCGGCCATGAAGTCGCGCCGGGCAGCGGCATCTCCGGCATCCTCCCCACCGCCACCCGCGCCGCCCCTCAGCGCCTTCGGGGCCCGGAGCGCTGGAGCGCGTGACGGATCCGGCGCGCTGGTGCGCAGTCCCTCGCGGGGGGCCGGGGCACCGGACGGGGCCGGACGGGCCGAAGGGGCGCCAGACGGAGCCGAACGGGCCGAAGGGGCGCCAGACGGAGCCGGACGGGCCGCGGGTGCGCCGGCTGGAGCCGGACGGGCCGCGGGGGCCGACGCGGGCTTGCGTGCGCCCGGCGGTGGCGGCAGGACGGCGGAGGGGCGCGGCGGCTGCGCCGTCAGCCGCACGGGCCGCTCGATGAGGCCGCGCACGGCCAGCCGCTCCAGGTCCATGACGATGTCGGTGCGTCCCCCGTCGCCTCGGGCCGTGGGACGCGACCGCTCCTCACGCACCCACTTCGCCAGCAGGTGGCCGAACTCGCCGCGGTGCTTCTCCAGCATGCGCGCTGCGAACTCCGGGGACTGCGCCACGCACGCACGCGCCAGACGCTGCACCCCCGCGCTGCGGATGGCGCCCGCCAACCGGTTGAAGCCCTCGTGGAGGTTGATCTGCGCGCGAGCATCCTCTTCCGGCAGCTTGCGCGGCGCGTTCGCCGCCACGGACTTGCTCGCGAGTTGGAGCAGGTCCGGCGGCAGCGACTCCATGAGGCCGTTGAGCTCGTCTTCCGGCAGCCCCGCCAGCGCCGGGCCCAGCACGCGCGCGCCCAGGCGATCACTCACCGTGAGCAATTCACGCGTCTGGAGGTTGAGCACGTCCGCGAACTTGAACCCCGCGGACTGGCCAGCGACTTCGCGGGCCAGCGCCTCCTCCAGCTTCCAGCGGATGATGTCCAGGACCTGCGGGCGCACCTCGCGGGTGAGCTTCACCCGCGAGGGCGGCAGGTGGCCGCGCACCGCGTCCGCCATGTTGCCGGGCAGCGCGCGAAGGGTGACTTCCACCAGGGCCCCGCGCTCGCGCTGGAGCAGCGCCGCGAGTCGCTCCGGGTCCGCGGTCCACAGCTGCCCGCGCCGGTCCTTCATCAGGCGCTTGAGCTCCTGCACCACCGCGGGCAGGCGCTTCTCGCGCG
This window encodes:
- a CDS encoding FliH/SctL family protein, which produces MAIGKVIKGDGLAEPVAVASSERPALRPPRAGVMNAEVFEARQGAQGIIEDAHRERERILAEAQREKEELFAKARDMGRQEGLAQSTELLLRAKMQAGELLNTQEQDIIALSLKMAEKILGRDLERDPDLLVDMCAAAIDNLRNARAMVLRVHPKTAAVLRAKRPVLMELIGRTVDLAIKEDPEVAAVGCIVQTEYGTVDAQLPTQLEMLQNLLMPDPARKSGPA